One genomic segment of Thermodesulfobacteriota bacterium includes these proteins:
- a CDS encoding metalloregulator ArsR/SmtB family transcription factor, whose protein sequence is MKKTSKLFKALSDETRLRILKLLEVRPLSVCEIQFVLKGSQPNVSHHLKTLSEAGLVESRRDGLWIIYRITDHPETPVHAAALALLRRSLKQELVVKSDRAAIRGVNRVGISLRKPVPSRPLRASAG, encoded by the coding sequence TTGAAGAAAACGTCGAAGCTGTTCAAGGCGCTGTCCGACGAAACGCGCCTTCGGATATTGAAGTTGCTGGAAGTGCGGCCGCTCTCCGTGTGCGAGATCCAGTTCGTGCTGAAGGGTTCCCAGCCCAACGTCTCCCATCACCTGAAGACGTTGTCCGAAGCGGGGCTGGTGGAATCCCGGCGGGACGGGCTGTGGATCATCTACCGGATCACGGATCACCCGGAGACGCCCGTTCACGCGGCGGCGCTGGCGCTCCTGCGGCGGTCGCTGAAGCAGGAACTCGTGGTCAAGAGCGACCGGGCCGCGATCCGCGGCGTCAACCGGGTCGGGATCTCCCTCAGGAAGCCGGTTCCGAGCCGCCCGTTGCGGGCTTCCGCAGGATGA
- a CDS encoding Smr/MutS family protein translates to MTEEAPPREPPPHRLPVEDFIDLHAFSPRDVVSVVEEYLEEAASKGFREVRLIHGKGTGVQRAAVRAALSRHPRVESFSDAPPEAGGWGATRVILRKPATGGSEPAS, encoded by the coding sequence ATGACGGAAGAGGCGCCTCCCCGCGAGCCCCCTCCCCACCGCCTCCCGGTGGAGGACTTTATCGATCTGCACGCCTTTTCCCCGCGCGATGTCGTATCGGTCGTCGAGGAATATCTCGAGGAGGCGGCATCGAAGGGATTCCGGGAGGTGCGGCTGATTCACGGAAAGGGGACGGGGGTCCAGCGAGCCGCGGTCCGGGCAGCCCTTTCCCGTCATCCGCGGGTCGAGTCCTTCTCCGACGCGCCGCCGGAGGCGGGGGGATGGGGAGCGACCCGGGTCATCCTGCGGAAGCCCGCAACGGGCGGCTCGGAACCGGCTTCCTGA
- a CDS encoding HD domain-containing phosphohydrolase — protein sequence MREVLPQESIFGFSGELARGLAVAVLMAAIAAVLVAIPGQSPEWARSEEFVRKLFLVPILLCASWFGSKGAAIGTAAATALSIGQVGSPWPAELPSQIQRIGEVAVFWLVGALAARFFDQQKVFLADIEAANDNTLLALASSLDVREHSTGVHSQRVADYMLRLAKEVGIGDRGTLDTVWRGALLHDVGKIGIPDDVLLKPGPLTDEEWRVMRMHPEVGAGILRKIDFLREPAEIVLSHHERFDGSGYPRGLRAESIPLAARMFAVIDVYDALTTCRSYHTACSHEEALKSIRDGAGSLFDPAVVKAFAGIPFEELREIARSNSASMLLGPGPAPALRETAFSGPVPS from the coding sequence ATGCGCGAGGTCCTGCCCCAGGAATCGATCTTCGGATTTTCGGGGGAGTTGGCGCGCGGCCTTGCGGTCGCCGTCCTCATGGCGGCGATCGCGGCCGTCCTGGTCGCCATCCCCGGGCAGTCCCCCGAATGGGCCCGTTCCGAGGAGTTCGTCCGGAAGCTGTTCCTGGTCCCGATCCTTCTCTGCGCTTCCTGGTTCGGCTCGAAGGGCGCCGCGATCGGTACGGCGGCCGCCACGGCGCTGTCGATCGGGCAGGTGGGAAGCCCGTGGCCGGCGGAGCTTCCTTCCCAGATTCAGCGGATCGGGGAAGTGGCGGTCTTCTGGCTGGTGGGCGCGCTCGCCGCGAGGTTCTTCGACCAGCAGAAGGTGTTCCTGGCGGACATCGAGGCGGCCAACGACAACACGCTCCTGGCGCTGGCCTCCTCGCTCGACGTGCGCGAGCACAGCACCGGCGTGCATTCCCAGCGGGTGGCGGATTACATGCTGCGGCTCGCGAAGGAAGTCGGGATCGGGGACCGGGGAACGCTGGACACCGTCTGGCGGGGCGCCCTGCTCCACGATGTCGGGAAGATCGGGATCCCCGACGACGTGCTCCTGAAGCCGGGCCCGCTGACCGACGAAGAGTGGAGGGTGATGCGGATGCATCCCGAGGTCGGGGCCGGCATTCTGCGAAAGATCGATTTCCTCCGGGAGCCCGCCGAGATCGTCCTGTCCCACCACGAACGGTTCGACGGATCGGGATACCCGCGGGGGCTTCGCGCGGAAAGCATCCCCCTCGCGGCGCGCATGTTCGCCGTGATCGACGTGTACGACGCCCTGACCACATGCCGCTCGTACCACACCGCATGCTCCCATGAGGAGGCGTTGAAGTCCATCCGGGATGGGGCGGGAAGCCTCTTCGACCCGGCCGTCGTGAAGGCGTTCGCGGGGATCCCGTTCGAGGAGCTCCGGGAGATCGCGCGGAGCAACAGCGCGTCGATGCTCCTCGGACCCGGGCCCGCCCCCGCGCTTCGGGAGACGGCCTTTTCCGGTCCCGTCCCGTCATGA